A genomic window from Dechloromonas sp. A34 includes:
- a CDS encoding dinitrogenase iron-molybdenum cofactor N-terminal domain-containing protein — protein MSATPIASREAALRIALAARALDGLDVRALVGALADKFDLPITESKLASITVEDLRSILAGGHAEENCVVGVSGDALKEAVRFLWGENIEGSDLPAIDSYTDGEMPGSIRVAIANNKGENLDGHFGSCERFLIYQVSSTAIKLVAVRSGLDADAAEDKNKARAEVIADCDLVFIQSIGGPAAAKVVRAGVHPLKKPKGGPVRDILAELQGALQSPPPWLARIMGLPAASLAKYEVEEEEEEA, from the coding sequence ATGTCCGCAACCCCCATCGCCTCCCGCGAAGCCGCCCTCCGTATCGCCCTGGCAGCCCGTGCCCTTGACGGCCTGGACGTCCGTGCCCTGGTCGGTGCTCTGGCCGACAAGTTCGACTTGCCGATCACCGAATCCAAGCTCGCCTCGATCACCGTCGAGGACCTGCGCAGCATTCTGGCCGGCGGTCACGCCGAAGAAAACTGCGTGGTCGGCGTCAGCGGCGATGCGCTCAAGGAAGCCGTCCGCTTCCTGTGGGGCGAAAACATCGAAGGCAGCGACCTGCCGGCCATCGACAGCTACACCGACGGTGAAATGCCGGGCTCGATCCGAGTCGCCATCGCCAACAACAAGGGCGAAAACCTGGACGGCCATTTCGGCTCCTGCGAACGCTTCCTGATCTATCAGGTTTCATCGACCGCGATCAAGCTGGTCGCCGTTCGCTCCGGCCTCGATGCCGATGCCGCCGAGGACAAGAACAAGGCGCGCGCCGAAGTCATCGCCGACTGCGACCTGGTGTTCATCCAGTCGATCGGTGGCCCGGCGGCGGCCAAGGTCGTCCGCGCCGGCGTCCATCCGCTGAAGAAGCCGAAGGGCGGCCCGGTCCGCGACATTCTGGCCGAGCTGCAAGGCGCGCTACAGAGCCCGCCGCCCTGGCTGGCCCGCATCATGGGCCTGCCCGCCGCTTCGCTGGCCAAGTACGAAGTCGAAGAGGAGGAAGAGGAAGCATGA
- a CDS encoding NAD(+)--dinitrogen-reductase ADP-D-ribosyltransferase: MLGGLTYQQHPSPLLIDGVAELHADLFRRLALAAPEARGDVFRDYMTVHFQLEWPEEMGYTGQANCRAKANYVRMIRGWSFDSDSREGAVLKGWVESRFGLMPRYHGQSLRDPAGEAYRRYQEMRSQGLYGTNALEAQFDLVYAFCQRELALRHGGARHVTLYRGLNRVAEHEVLAKGKGGRQVILLNNLSSFTCSRDRACEFGDYILAAEIPLTKIFFHCRLLPGILQGEDEFLVIGGVVDVTLSTI; this comes from the coding sequence GTGCTCGGCGGGCTGACCTACCAGCAGCATCCCAGTCCCTTGCTGATCGACGGCGTCGCCGAGTTGCATGCCGATCTTTTCCGGCGCCTGGCGCTGGCGGCCCCGGAGGCCCGCGGCGACGTCTTTCGCGACTACATGACCGTGCATTTCCAGCTCGAATGGCCGGAGGAAATGGGCTACACCGGCCAGGCGAATTGTCGCGCCAAGGCCAATTACGTCAGGATGATCCGCGGCTGGAGTTTCGATTCAGACAGCCGCGAAGGCGCCGTCCTCAAGGGCTGGGTCGAATCCCGTTTCGGCCTGATGCCGCGTTACCACGGGCAGTCGCTGCGCGATCCGGCGGGCGAGGCCTACCGCCGTTATCAGGAAATGCGCTCGCAGGGACTGTACGGCACCAATGCGCTGGAAGCCCAGTTCGATCTGGTCTATGCCTTCTGCCAGCGCGAACTGGCACTGCGCCACGGCGGCGCACGCCATGTCACGCTCTACCGCGGGCTCAATCGTGTCGCCGAGCATGAGGTCCTGGCCAAGGGCAAGGGCGGCCGCCAGGTTATCCTGCTCAACAATCTCAGTTCATTCACCTGCAGCCGCGACCGGGCCTGCGAATTCGGCGATTACATTCTTGCCGCAGAAATCCCGCTGACCAAGATCTTCTTCCACTGCCGACTGCTGCCCGGCATCCTGCAGGGCGAGGACGAGTTTCTGGTGATCGGCGGCGTCGTCGACGTCACATTGTCGACTATCTGA
- the nifD gene encoding nitrogenase molybdenum-iron protein alpha chain: MAALTREETASLIAEVLEVYPEKAKKDRAKHLMINDKELESSKKCITSNRKSLPGVMTMRGCAYAGSKGVVWGPIKDIISISHGPIGCGQYARAGRRNYYVGTTGVDAFCEMNFTSDFQEKDIVFGGDKKLAKLIDEIEMLFPLNKGISVQSECPIGLIGDDIEAVSKKAAAQINKPVVPVRCEGFRGVSQSLGHHIANDSVRDWIISNRDGQAFETTPYDVAILGDYNIGGDAWASRILLEEMGLRVVAQWSGDGTLAEMENTPKVKLNLLHCYRSMNYISRHMEEKYGIPWLEYNFFGPTKIKESLRKIASFFDDNIKAGAERVIEKYTPMMDAVIAKYRPRLEGKKVMLYVGGLRPRHVVGAYEDLGMEVVGTGYEFAHNDDYDRTIKDMGDATLIYDDVTGYEFEEFVKAMKPDLIGSGIKEKYVFHKMGIPFRQLHSWDYSGPYHGCDGFAIFAKDMDLTLNNPCWNLMKTPWQKDASDAEKKAA, translated from the coding sequence ATGGCAGCGCTCACCCGCGAAGAAACAGCAAGCCTCATTGCTGAGGTACTTGAGGTTTATCCCGAGAAGGCCAAGAAGGACCGTGCCAAGCACTTGATGATCAACGACAAGGAACTCGAGTCGTCGAAGAAGTGCATTACTTCCAACCGCAAGTCCCTGCCGGGCGTCATGACCATGCGTGGTTGTGCCTACGCCGGCTCCAAGGGTGTGGTCTGGGGTCCGATCAAGGACATCATCTCCATCTCCCACGGCCCGATTGGTTGCGGTCAGTATGCCCGCGCCGGTCGTCGTAACTACTACGTCGGCACCACCGGCGTCGATGCCTTCTGCGAAATGAACTTCACCTCGGACTTCCAGGAGAAGGACATCGTTTTCGGCGGCGACAAGAAACTGGCCAAGCTGATCGACGAAATCGAAATGCTGTTCCCGCTGAACAAGGGTATCTCCGTTCAGTCCGAGTGCCCGATCGGCCTCATCGGTGACGACATCGAAGCGGTTTCCAAGAAGGCTGCTGCCCAGATCAACAAGCCGGTCGTCCCGGTGCGTTGCGAAGGCTTCCGCGGTGTTTCCCAGTCCCTGGGCCACCACATCGCCAACGACTCCGTCCGCGACTGGATCATCTCCAACCGTGACGGTCAGGCTTTCGAAACCACCCCGTACGACGTCGCCATCCTTGGTGACTACAACATCGGTGGTGACGCCTGGGCCTCCCGCATCCTCCTCGAGGAAATGGGTCTGCGCGTGGTTGCCCAGTGGTCCGGCGACGGCACCCTGGCCGAAATGGAAAACACCCCGAAGGTCAAGCTCAACCTGCTGCACTGCTACCGCTCGATGAACTACATCTCCCGCCACATGGAAGAGAAGTACGGGATTCCATGGCTCGAGTACAACTTCTTCGGCCCGACCAAGATCAAGGAATCGCTGCGTAAGATCGCTTCCTTCTTCGACGACAACATCAAGGCTGGCGCCGAGCGCGTCATCGAGAAGTACACGCCGATGATGGATGCCGTGATCGCCAAGTACCGTCCGCGCCTCGAAGGCAAGAAGGTCATGTTGTACGTCGGCGGCCTGCGTCCGCGTCACGTGGTTGGCGCTTACGAAGATCTGGGCATGGAAGTGGTCGGTACCGGCTACGAATTTGCCCACAACGATGACTACGATCGCACGATCAAGGACATGGGCGACGCCACCCTGATTTACGACGACGTCACTGGCTACGAGTTCGAAGAATTCGTCAAGGCCATGAAGCCCGATCTGATCGGTTCCGGCATCAAGGAAAAGTATGTCTTCCACAAGATGGGCATTCCTTTCCGCCAGCTGCACTCCTGGGACTACTCGGGCCCATACCACGGTTGTGACGGTTTCGCCATTTTCGCCAAGGACATGGACCTGACCCTCAACAATCCGTGCTGGAACCTGATGAAGACGCCCTGGCAGAAGGATGCTTCGGACGCCGAAAAGAAGGCTGCCTGA
- a CDS encoding 4Fe-4S binding protein has product MAMYIDPDMCTACDDCRPICPTKAISKGKVFFTIDAGKCTECEGENDSPMCVNVCPSGCISPA; this is encoded by the coding sequence ATGGCAATGTATATCGATCCCGACATGTGTACCGCCTGCGACGATTGCCGGCCGATCTGCCCGACCAAGGCGATCAGCAAGGGCAAGGTGTTCTTTACCATCGACGCCGGCAAGTGCACGGAATGCGAGGGCGAGAACGACTCGCCGATGTGCGTGAACGTCTGTCCGTCCGGCTGCATCTCGCCGGCCTGA
- a CDS encoding 4Fe4S-binding leucine-rich repeat protein: MNEQPALGVGRYGLCAGCSYAASHLNSGRCKPGDSCVRAHSGRQIDRFFRANRDQAEHFLADLFWERRAIAARYAPVELIGDLTSDSDEIVRRVVVDRIPADELVKMAGDPDREVRLGVVARIPEEHLHRLLHDPDYLIRATVARRLPHGQLAKMAKDAEREVRKVVAARLPPFALDMLANDPEPEVRAIVAERALPGLAAELLGDSEWWVRLAAVGNAPLEFLSPLTGDPEVEVREAALARLTEENAI, from the coding sequence ATGAATGAACAGCCGGCCCTCGGCGTCGGCCGCTATGGCCTGTGCGCCGGCTGCTCCTACGCGGCAAGCCACCTGAACAGCGGGCGCTGCAAGCCGGGGGACAGTTGCGTGCGCGCCCACAGCGGGCGGCAGATCGACCGCTTTTTTCGCGCTAACCGCGATCAGGCCGAACATTTCCTCGCCGACCTGTTCTGGGAGCGCCGCGCCATCGCCGCCCGCTATGCGCCGGTCGAGCTGATCGGCGACCTGACCAGCGACAGCGACGAGATCGTCCGCCGGGTCGTGGTCGACCGCATTCCGGCCGACGAGCTGGTCAAGATGGCGGGCGATCCCGACCGTGAAGTCCGGCTCGGCGTCGTCGCCCGCATTCCCGAGGAACATCTGCACCGCCTGCTGCACGATCCGGATTACCTGATCCGTGCCACCGTCGCCCGCCGCCTGCCGCACGGCCAGCTCGCCAAGATGGCTAAGGATGCCGAGCGCGAAGTCCGCAAGGTCGTCGCCGCCCGCCTGCCGCCTTTTGCCCTCGATATGCTGGCCAACGATCCAGAACCGGAAGTCCGGGCCATCGTCGCCGAACGCGCCCTGCCCGGCCTCGCCGCCGAACTGCTCGGCGACAGCGAATGGTGGGTGCGCCTGGCTGCCGTCGGCAATGCTCCGCTCGAATTTCTATCCCCGCTGACCGGCGACCCCGAGGTCGAAGTCCGCGAAGCGGCTCTGGCCCGCCTGACTGAAGAAAACGCCATTTGA
- the nifH gene encoding nitrogenase iron protein, producing the protein MAKLRQCAIYGKGGIGKSTTTQNLVAALAESGKKVMIVGCDPKADSTRLILHSKAQTTVMHLAAEAGSVEDLELEDVMSVGFGGIKCVESGGPEPGVGCAGRGVITAINFLEEEGAYDDELDFVFYDVLGDVVCGGFAMPIRENKAQEIYIVCSGEMMAMYAANNIAKGIVKYANSGSVRLAGLICNSRNTDREDELIMALAARLGTTMIHFVPRHNVVQHAEIRRMTCVEYDPTHKQSDEYRALANKINNNTNFVIPTPIEMEELETLLMEFGIMEAEDETIVGKTAAELAAEKAA; encoded by the coding sequence ATGGCAAAACTGCGTCAATGCGCCATCTACGGCAAAGGCGGTATCGGCAAGTCCACCACCACCCAGAATCTGGTGGCGGCGCTGGCTGAATCCGGCAAGAAAGTAATGATTGTGGGTTGCGACCCCAAGGCCGACTCGACCCGCCTCATCCTGCACTCCAAGGCTCAAACCACCGTCATGCACCTGGCTGCCGAAGCCGGTTCCGTGGAAGACCTTGAACTCGAAGACGTCATGTCCGTCGGTTTCGGCGGCATCAAGTGCGTCGAATCCGGTGGCCCGGAACCCGGCGTTGGCTGTGCCGGCCGCGGCGTGATCACCGCCATCAACTTCCTGGAAGAAGAAGGCGCTTACGACGACGAACTCGATTTCGTGTTCTACGACGTGCTCGGTGACGTGGTTTGCGGTGGCTTCGCCATGCCGATTCGCGAAAACAAGGCCCAGGAAATCTACATCGTTTGCTCCGGCGAAATGATGGCCATGTACGCTGCCAACAACATTGCCAAGGGTATCGTGAAGTACGCGAACTCCGGCTCCGTCCGTCTGGCCGGCCTGATTTGCAACTCCCGCAACACCGACCGCGAAGACGAACTGATCATGGCTCTGGCTGCTCGCCTGGGCACCACCATGATCCACTTCGTGCCGCGCCACAACGTTGTGCAGCACGCTGAAATCCGCCGCATGACCTGCGTTGAATACGATCCGACTCACAAGCAGTCCGACGAATACCGCGCCCTGGCCAACAAGATCAACAACAACACCAACTTCGTCATCCCGACCCCGATCGAGATGGAAGAGCTGGAAACGTTGCTGATGGAGTTCGGCATCATGGAAGCGGAAGACGAAACCATCGTCGGCAAGACCGCCGCCGAACTGGCTGCCGAAAAGGCCGCCTGA
- a CDS encoding DUF6129 family protein, with the protein MITPKIVAQVAEAASLNPAATFLRTRFPDIHFSECSANDINPRFQPVLEIEQYELYLISGSTGHCLELTMEYDGATGIIVAAKDDE; encoded by the coding sequence ATGATCACGCCGAAAATCGTCGCCCAGGTTGCCGAAGCCGCCAGCCTGAATCCGGCTGCCACCTTCCTGCGCACCCGCTTTCCCGACATTCACTTCAGCGAGTGCTCGGCCAACGACATCAATCCCCGGTTCCAGCCCGTCCTCGAAATCGAGCAGTACGAGCTCTACCTGATTTCGGGCAGTACCGGTCATTGCCTGGAGCTAACCATGGAGTACGACGGCGCCACGGGAATCATCGTCGCCGCCAAGGATGATGAATGA
- the nifK gene encoding nitrogenase molybdenum-iron protein subunit beta → MQTVDKIKPCFPLFRDDDYKATISNKRAQFEEGHSADKVAETFAWTTTQEYQDLNFKREALTINPAKACQPLGSALCSLGFAKTLVYIHGSQGCIAYFRTYFNRHFKEPIAIIADSMTEDAAVFGGQKNVHEGLANATKLYGAEMIAMSTTCIAEVIGDDLNAFIGNARKEGNLDKDFPVPFAHTPSFVGSHVTGWDNMEEGILKYFTLNHMEGKVVGSNGKINFVPGFETYLGNFRIIKRYMKEMGVDYTMLSDPEEILDTPADGEFRMYAGGTTIDEVKDAPNAITTFLIQPMQLDKTKKFVEGTWNHEVPKLNIPMGVEWTDEFLMKVSEVTGKPIPTSISLERGRLLDMMTDSHAWLHGKKMALYGDPDFVMGMTKLLMEFGIEPTHIVSNNGSKKWAKAMEKLLATSPYGAGAKVYPGADLWHLRSLCFTDKPDFLIGNSYGKYIQRDTVHKGPEFEVPLIRIGFPIFDRHHLHRMTTLGYEGAMYILTTLTNTVLEKLDDQTRGMGTTDYNHDLVR, encoded by the coding sequence ATGCAAACCGTAGACAAAATCAAGCCGTGTTTCCCGCTGTTCCGCGATGACGACTACAAAGCCACCATCTCGAACAAGCGTGCCCAGTTCGAAGAAGGTCACAGCGCCGACAAGGTCGCCGAGACTTTCGCCTGGACGACCACCCAGGAATATCAGGACCTCAACTTCAAGCGCGAAGCCCTGACCATCAACCCGGCCAAGGCCTGCCAGCCGCTCGGCTCCGCCCTGTGCTCCCTGGGTTTTGCCAAGACCCTGGTCTATATCCACGGCTCGCAAGGCTGTATCGCCTACTTCCGTACCTACTTCAACCGTCACTTCAAGGAGCCGATCGCCATCATCGCCGACTCGATGACGGAAGATGCCGCCGTGTTCGGTGGTCAGAAGAACGTGCATGAAGGTCTGGCCAACGCCACCAAGCTCTACGGCGCAGAAATGATCGCGATGTCGACGACCTGTATCGCCGAAGTTATCGGTGATGACTTGAACGCCTTCATCGGCAACGCCCGCAAGGAAGGCAACCTGGACAAGGATTTCCCGGTTCCCTTCGCGCACACCCCGTCTTTCGTCGGCTCCCACGTCACTGGCTGGGACAACATGGAAGAAGGCATCCTCAAGTACTTCACGCTGAACCACATGGAAGGCAAGGTCGTCGGCTCCAACGGCAAGATCAACTTCGTGCCCGGCTTCGAGACCTACCTCGGCAACTTCCGCATTATCAAGCGCTACATGAAGGAAATGGGCGTCGATTACACGATGCTCTCCGATCCGGAAGAGATCCTCGACACCCCGGCTGACGGCGAATTCCGCATGTACGCCGGCGGCACGACGATCGACGAAGTCAAGGATGCTCCGAACGCCATCACGACCTTCCTGATCCAGCCGATGCAGTTGGACAAGACCAAGAAGTTCGTCGAAGGCACCTGGAACCATGAAGTGCCGAAGCTCAACATCCCGATGGGTGTCGAATGGACCGACGAATTCCTGATGAAGGTTTCCGAAGTCACCGGCAAGCCGATCCCGACCTCGATCTCCCTGGAGCGCGGCCGTCTGCTCGACATGATGACCGACTCCCACGCCTGGCTGCACGGCAAGAAGATGGCGCTCTACGGTGATCCGGACTTCGTCATGGGCATGACCAAGCTGCTGATGGAATTCGGTATCGAACCGACCCACATCGTCAGCAACAACGGCTCCAAGAAGTGGGCCAAGGCCATGGAAAAACTGCTGGCCACCTCGCCCTACGGCGCCGGTGCCAAGGTCTATCCGGGCGCCGACCTCTGGCACCTGCGTAGCCTGTGCTTCACCGACAAGCCGGATTTCCTGATCGGCAACAGCTACGGCAAGTACATCCAGCGCGACACCGTGCATAAGGGACCGGAATTCGAAGTGCCGCTGATCCGCATCGGCTTCCCAATCTTCGACCGTCACCACCTGCATCGCATGACCACGCTGGGCTACGAAGGCGCCATGTACATCCTGACCACCCTGACCAACACGGTTCTGGAAAAGCTCGACGACCAGACCCGCGGCATGGGTACGACGGACTACAACCACGACCTGGTTCGGTAA
- a CDS encoding CHASE domain-containing protein: MIGTALSIKQSHPFHAPSLELHRRGFLHPESLPWVAFALILLFSLVAWFLTQESATHRVNDRFLYRAEKERDHIVQRMEAHGQVLRGAAAFIESSQNVSRAEWSHYVAHLDLGRILPGTLGIGFSRMVPAAEKAAHERTIRAEGFPQYTIWPAGERELYSSIVYIEPFNERNQRALGYDMYSEPTRRDAMERARDTGRPAITGKVTLVQEIEHDVQAGFLIYLPIFRADLPTDTIEGRRKALIGYVYSPFRARDLLRTMIGPDRKDVDLALYDQSIAPDNLLFDSRADETQPARGRYVAHLPVELGSHRWIARFQSRPDFDSVTRSYLPDSIAGGGLLLALLVFVFQLNNARHQRHVEAIAARLAANEQALSNILDNAPDAVFIANSDGQYDYANQGATALVGYTRDELMKLNFSALTPEGLQAEHQRIFSQVIGGGHVFTEITLRRKDGSSVVVELNAVHLPNGKVLGACRDIAERKRAEQARLSAERKFRGLIEQSLVGVYIIQRGRFVYANPRFAEMFGFADSDEIVGRITVNDLVAPEDQERVTENLRRRFDKEVEAINYSFIARRRDGSRIAVEVYGRAMEHEGAPAVIGVILDVSERKRAEAELEQHRHHLEELVKARTNDLSIAKEAAEAANRAKSTFLANMSHELRTPMNAIIGFASILQRRCEDESQRDKLGKIAGAANHLLRLLNDILDLSKIDAERLTLEQAPIRIGGLLGNIESLVSERLEAKHLQLRREIDPRLQEIDLLGDPLRLQQILLNLLSNAVRFTEHGEITIRAAILAESDTNLEVRLAIEDTGIGIPPEALQRIFDPFEQADSSTTRRHGGTGLGLAICSRLVRLMGGTMEVDSTPGQGSVFSFTLGFAKATAGAASQPPLTPSGLQAEQLLRTRHQSSRLLLAEDDPFNQEVARELLHDVLGLQVDVAGDGAEALAKAKEVTYDLILMDIQMPKMDGLLATQAIRQLPAHRTTPILAMTANAFVDDRQRCMAAGMDDFITKPVDPDTLFRALLRWLDAKGP; the protein is encoded by the coding sequence GTGATCGGAACCGCTTTGTCCATCAAGCAATCCCATCCGTTTCATGCCCCTTCACTCGAGCTGCACCGCCGCGGGTTTCTGCACCCGGAGTCGCTGCCTTGGGTGGCGTTCGCCCTGATTCTCCTGTTTAGCCTGGTGGCCTGGTTCCTCACTCAGGAAAGCGCCACCCATCGCGTCAACGATCGCTTTCTCTACCGTGCCGAGAAGGAGCGCGACCACATCGTCCAGCGCATGGAGGCACACGGCCAGGTGTTGCGGGGTGCCGCCGCATTCATCGAATCGAGCCAGAATGTGAGCCGGGCTGAATGGTCCCACTACGTCGCCCATCTGGATCTCGGACGAATCCTGCCCGGCACCCTGGGCATCGGTTTTTCACGGATGGTCCCGGCGGCAGAAAAGGCCGCTCATGAACGCACGATTCGGGCCGAAGGCTTTCCCCAATATACGATCTGGCCGGCAGGCGAGCGCGAGCTTTACAGCAGCATCGTCTACATCGAACCCTTCAACGAACGCAACCAACGTGCCCTCGGTTACGACATGTATTCCGAGCCGACCCGTCGCGACGCCATGGAGCGCGCCCGCGATACCGGACGACCGGCCATTACCGGCAAGGTGACCCTGGTTCAGGAAATCGAGCACGACGTGCAGGCCGGCTTCCTGATCTACCTGCCGATTTTTCGCGCCGACCTGCCTACCGACACCATCGAGGGACGTCGCAAGGCCCTGATCGGCTACGTATACAGCCCGTTCCGGGCGCGCGACCTGCTGCGCACCATGATCGGCCCCGATCGCAAGGACGTCGACCTGGCCCTGTACGACCAGAGCATCGCTCCCGACAACCTGCTTTTCGACTCGCGCGCCGATGAAACGCAGCCTGCCCGCGGCCGCTATGTCGCGCATCTGCCGGTCGAACTCGGCAGTCATCGCTGGATCGCCCGGTTTCAGAGCCGTCCCGACTTCGACAGCGTCACCCGGAGCTACCTGCCGGACAGCATCGCCGGCGGCGGTCTGCTGCTGGCTTTGCTGGTCTTCGTGTTCCAGCTCAACAATGCCCGGCACCAGCGCCATGTCGAAGCGATCGCCGCCCGGCTCGCCGCCAACGAACAGGCGCTAAGCAATATCCTCGACAATGCCCCGGATGCTGTCTTCATCGCCAACAGCGATGGCCAGTACGACTACGCGAATCAGGGTGCCACGGCGCTGGTCGGCTATACGCGCGATGAGCTGATGAAGCTCAATTTCTCGGCACTCACTCCAGAAGGCCTGCAGGCGGAACACCAGCGCATTTTCAGTCAGGTTATCGGGGGCGGCCACGTCTTCACCGAAATCACCCTGCGCCGCAAGGATGGCTCAAGTGTCGTCGTCGAGCTCAATGCCGTACACCTGCCGAACGGCAAGGTGCTCGGCGCCTGCCGCGACATTGCCGAACGCAAGCGCGCCGAGCAGGCCCGGCTCTCCGCCGAGCGCAAATTCCGCGGCCTGATCGAGCAGTCGCTGGTCGGCGTCTACATCATTCAGCGCGGGCGTTTCGTCTACGCCAATCCGCGCTTTGCCGAGATGTTCGGTTTCGCCGACAGCGATGAAATCGTTGGCCGAATCACGGTCAATGACCTGGTGGCGCCGGAAGACCAGGAGCGGGTCACCGAGAATCTGCGGCGCCGTTTCGACAAGGAGGTCGAGGCCATCAACTATTCGTTCATCGCCCGGCGCCGGGACGGCAGTCGGATTGCCGTCGAGGTCTATGGCCGGGCCATGGAACACGAAGGCGCGCCGGCCGTCATCGGCGTCATTCTCGATGTCAGCGAACGCAAGCGGGCGGAGGCGGAACTCGAGCAGCATCGCCACCACCTGGAAGAACTGGTCAAGGCCCGGACCAACGACCTGTCGATCGCCAAGGAAGCGGCCGAAGCCGCCAACCGGGCGAAGAGCACCTTCCTGGCCAATATGAGCCATGAACTGCGGACGCCGATGAATGCCATCATCGGCTTTGCCAGCATCCTGCAGCGCCGTTGCGAGGATGAGTCCCAACGCGACAAGCTGGGCAAGATCGCCGGCGCCGCCAATCATCTGCTGCGCCTGCTCAACGACATCCTCGACCTCTCCAAGATCGATGCCGAACGCCTCACCCTGGAGCAGGCTCCGATCAGGATCGGTGGTCTCCTCGGCAATATCGAAAGTCTGGTCAGCGAACGCCTGGAGGCCAAACATCTGCAACTGCGCCGTGAAATCGACCCGCGCCTGCAGGAAATCGACCTGCTCGGCGATCCGCTGCGCCTGCAGCAGATCCTGCTCAATCTGCTCAGCAACGCCGTGCGCTTCACCGAGCATGGCGAAATCACGATTCGGGCCGCGATCCTGGCCGAAAGCGACACGAACCTCGAAGTCCGGCTGGCCATCGAGGATACGGGGATCGGCATTCCACCCGAGGCCCTGCAACGCATCTTCGATCCTTTCGAGCAGGCCGACAGTTCGACCACCCGTCGCCACGGCGGAACCGGCCTCGGCCTCGCCATCTGCAGCCGCCTGGTCCGCCTGATGGGCGGCACCATGGAGGTCGACAGCACGCCCGGCCAGGGCAGCGTCTTCAGCTTCACGCTGGGCTTCGCCAAGGCCACGGCCGGTGCGGCCAGCCAGCCACCACTGACACCCAGCGGCTTGCAAGCCGAACAGCTCCTGCGCACCCGCCATCAAAGCAGTCGGCTGCTGCTGGCCGAAGACGACCCGTTCAATCAGGAAGTCGCCCGCGAGCTGTTGCACGATGTGCTCGGCCTGCAAGTCGATGTCGCCGGCGATGGCGCCGAGGCCCTGGCCAAAGCCAAGGAAGTCACGTACGACCTGATCCTGATGGATATCCAGATGCCGAAGATGGATGGCCTGCTGGCCACGCAAGCCATCCGCCAGCTCCCGGCGCACCGCACCACGCCTATCCTGGCGATGACGGCCAACGCCTTCGTCGACGACCGCCAGCGCTGCATGGCTGCCGGCATGGACGACTTCATCACCAAGCCGGTCGATCCGGACACCCTGTTCCGGGCCCTGCTGCGCTGGCTGGATGCCAAAGGGCCCTGA
- the nifT gene encoding putative nitrogen fixation protein NifT has translation MANIMIRQNAAGGLVFYLPKRDLEAAIDSIEFDTPEKWGGELKLENGGSYYVDPIAKPPRLPISVRARRLGAAED, from the coding sequence ATGGCCAACATCATGATTCGTCAGAACGCTGCCGGTGGGCTGGTGTTTTATTTGCCGAAGCGCGATCTGGAAGCCGCCATCGATTCCATCGAATTCGATACCCCGGAGAAATGGGGTGGCGAACTGAAACTGGAAAACGGTGGCAGCTACTACGTCGACCCCATCGCCAAACCGCCCCGCCTGCCGATCTCGGTGCGAGCCAGGCGACTGGGCGCCGCAGAAGACTGA